One Gimesia aquarii DNA segment encodes these proteins:
- a CDS encoding P-II family nitrogen regulator, translating to MKKIQAIIRHYKLEEVKNAISEIGISGMTVSEVRGFGRQRGHKETYRGNEYIVDFLPKVKLEIVVQDDMVQKSVETITEVARTGQIGDGKIFITDLEEVIRIRTGETGPEAV from the coding sequence ATGAAAAAGATACAGGCAATCATACGCCACTATAAATTAGAAGAGGTCAAAAACGCGATTTCCGAAATTGGAATCAGTGGGATGACTGTCAGTGAGGTACGTGGTTTTGGTCGTCAACGCGGTCACAAAGAAACTTATCGTGGCAATGAATATATCGTTGACTTTCTTCCTAAAGTGAAACTCGAAATCGTTGTTCAAGATGATATGGTTCAAAAGTCAGTAGAGACGATTACGGAAGTTGCCAGAACCGGTCAAATCGGTGATGGGAAAATCTTTATCACTGATCTGGAAGAAGTCATTCGAATCCGCACGGGAGAAACTGGACCGGAAGCGGTTTAA
- a CDS encoding P-II family nitrogen regulator translates to MKKVEAVIRHFKLEEVKDALTEIGVQGMTVSEVRGFGRQKGHKEQYRGAEYTVDFLPKAKMEVIVPDDQVKAVVDTILESARTGQIGDGKIFVMPVEDIIRIRTGEAGDTAL, encoded by the coding sequence ATGAAAAAAGTAGAAGCTGTCATCAGACATTTCAAGCTGGAAGAAGTTAAAGATGCTCTGACTGAAATTGGTGTCCAAGGCATGACGGTCTCTGAAGTCCGTGGTTTTGGACGTCAAAAAGGCCATAAGGAACAATATCGTGGTGCCGAATACACCGTCGATTTCCTACCAAAAGCCAAAATGGAAGTCATCGTCCCCGATGATCAAGTAAAGGCCGTTGTCGACACGATTTTAGAGTCAGCACGGACTGGTCAAATCGGCGATGGAAAGATCTTTGTGATGCCAGTCGAAGACATTATTCGTATTCGAACTGGCGAAGCGGGAGACACCGCCCTTTGA
- a CDS encoding ammonium transporter translates to MRRVYRHSTYCTLLACCLSFLSIGQVFADEVSNPPPEPSGAEAPAQEAASVELNGADMAWMMVSSALVLMMTAPGLALFYGGLVRKKNILGVMMQCVFLMGLMSVIWAIWGYSLAFGSDILGGFMGGFDHILLKGIIPTWSDGAVVVPDNGSIPTSLFMVFQMMFFIITPALICGAFAERMKFSSMVVFSILWGTFVYCPIAHWVWSDTGWLCEWNENALYPAFDFAGGTVVHISSGFSALVCAILLGKRLGYGQEPMPPHNLTYTFIGATMLWVGWFGFNAGSAGGASAGAVNAFVATHLAAAAGVLAWAAAEWVYNGKPSILGACSGAVAGLVCITPACGTVTPLSGIILGLLAGFACYFACTTLKSKFKYDDSLDAFGVHGIGGTVGAILTGVFATRAITGDAEGSGLLEGNTQQFINQLVSVGAAIVISVIGTIIILKLIDLTMGLRVSKDGEIQGLDLSQHGEEGYIFL, encoded by the coding sequence ATGAGGAGAGTCTACAGACACAGTACGTACTGTACATTGTTGGCATGTTGTTTGAGTTTTTTAAGTATCGGTCAGGTATTCGCTGACGAAGTTTCCAATCCTCCACCAGAACCATCTGGTGCCGAAGCCCCAGCCCAGGAAGCAGCTTCTGTTGAATTAAACGGGGCCGATATGGCCTGGATGATGGTCTCTTCTGCATTAGTCCTCATGATGACGGCTCCTGGTCTTGCGCTTTTTTATGGCGGCTTGGTTCGTAAAAAGAATATCCTGGGCGTCATGATGCAATGTGTGTTCCTAATGGGACTCATGTCTGTCATCTGGGCAATATGGGGATACAGTCTGGCTTTTGGATCAGACATTTTGGGAGGCTTCATGGGAGGCTTTGATCATATCTTGCTTAAAGGAATTATCCCTACGTGGTCTGACGGCGCTGTTGTGGTACCTGACAATGGTTCCATTCCCACATCTCTCTTCATGGTCTTTCAAATGATGTTTTTCATTATTACACCTGCTTTGATTTGTGGCGCGTTTGCGGAACGTATGAAGTTCAGTTCAATGGTGGTCTTCTCAATTCTCTGGGGCACTTTTGTGTATTGTCCGATCGCTCATTGGGTCTGGTCTGATACGGGCTGGTTATGCGAATGGAACGAAAATGCACTCTACCCTGCCTTTGACTTTGCGGGTGGAACGGTCGTGCATATCAGCTCCGGCTTCTCAGCCCTTGTTTGTGCCATTCTACTCGGTAAACGTCTGGGATACGGTCAGGAACCGATGCCTCCCCACAATCTGACTTATACATTTATTGGTGCCACAATGTTGTGGGTTGGCTGGTTTGGATTTAATGCGGGTAGCGCAGGAGGAGCCAGTGCCGGAGCGGTGAATGCTTTTGTTGCCACACATTTGGCGGCGGCGGCTGGTGTTTTGGCCTGGGCTGCTGCGGAATGGGTCTACAACGGAAAACCCAGTATTCTGGGTGCCTGCTCAGGTGCAGTCGCAGGTCTGGTTTGTATTACACCTGCCTGCGGAACCGTGACTCCGCTTTCCGGAATCATTCTCGGACTCCTGGCAGGCTTTGCCTGTTACTTCGCTTGTACTACTCTGAAATCAAAGTTTAAATACGATGACTCGCTCGATGCGTTTGGAGTTCATGGCATTGGCGGTACTGTTGGAGCCATCCTCACAGGTGTATTTGCGACACGAGCCATCACGGGAGATGCTGAGGGATCTGGTTTACTGGAAGGTAATACCCAACAATTTATTAATCAATTAGTGAGTGTGGGTGCTGCGATTGTTATTTCAGTCATAGGAACCATTATCATTCTGAAGTTGATTGATTTGACCATGGGCTTACGAGTCAGTAAAGATGGTGAAATTCAGGGTCTTGACCTGAGTCAACATGGCGAAGAAGGATATATTTTCTTGTAA
- the glnD gene encoding [protein-PII] uridylyltransferase: MSYISPTSSAAQPFVVYRAKLEQARERGQELLKSGASGLQIATAIAESIEQLILQIIQDQFYQLPEAEQKLISQHSTIMVIGGSGRGLMAPYSDVDLLFLYRSQVTSEFSEFVGNVVRNFWDTGLKLGHSVRTVADSVKMARTEPEFATAMIEARSIWGDESLAEQLIRSFYRHVILFRRRIFFEQCVIARWEEREQHGGAVMQLEPDIKRSPGGLRDIHLLRWAGYSRYGTANLDMLRLDSRISSRDVRTLKHARDYLLKVRIQLHYEAGKQQDLFTKDTQLWMAEQRNIEGTNGQRPVELLMQEYFQHSKAVAEITERFIKAHRPQPVFSRIYNFLMTHRSDSILKIVPDHLDVVPKYRTKVCSNLEEILKLFDTASLYGISIAPELLDTIRESTLQLPPALTNESIDLFRAIMDRSNNLGPTLRTMFETGVLNLLIPYMKHAYCLLQFNQYHSYTVDEHTFRAIEAAETFANDDSPLGSSYRRIEKKDILNLAILLHDIGKGYGEDHSKMGAMIAADTAVRFGLKEEEQKLLVFLVREHLTMAHLAFRRDISDPDILFAFSQKVGSPEKLRMLYVLTAADITAVGPGVFTDWKSELLSDLYERTMLLLGGKHSRYNRDQRLSRVKQRVRSHLELPQVLENEEDTTPWFTELFNSFSPHYLLVTPSERIAADIKILRDLPADQIVVEGEFEPETRTVNYHVIAQAMYSQSCFHRVVSVFTSKRMDIISAQITTSASGGVVDSFRVIDNDYAEEVPASRIKKMETEIRKAVVGESDAKTMFLNNQRFQEAASLSGEFDLGRVEIDNQSSKRCTIIDVIAHDRIGLLYIVSRAISRMGLSVVMAKISTHLDQVVDVFYVIDEQGQKIEDDARLQDISKQLQETLHEFELEGYKRYQRV; this comes from the coding sequence ATGTCATACATTTCTCCCACAAGCTCTGCGGCACAACCATTTGTTGTCTATCGAGCAAAGCTGGAGCAAGCCAGAGAACGTGGCCAAGAGTTATTAAAGAGTGGTGCGAGCGGCTTGCAGATCGCAACTGCAATTGCAGAATCAATTGAGCAATTAATCCTGCAGATTATCCAGGATCAATTTTACCAGCTACCTGAAGCAGAGCAAAAATTAATCAGTCAACACAGTACAATTATGGTCATCGGCGGCTCAGGACGCGGATTGATGGCCCCGTACTCTGATGTCGATTTGTTGTTTCTTTATCGTAGTCAGGTTACCAGTGAATTCTCAGAATTCGTCGGAAACGTTGTGCGTAATTTTTGGGACACAGGCCTGAAACTGGGACATAGCGTCAGGACTGTTGCAGATTCAGTCAAGATGGCGCGGACGGAACCAGAATTCGCAACTGCCATGATTGAAGCACGCTCGATCTGGGGAGACGAATCTCTTGCCGAACAACTAATCCGCAGCTTTTATCGGCATGTCATTTTATTTCGCAGACGAATTTTCTTTGAACAATGTGTCATAGCACGTTGGGAAGAGCGCGAGCAACATGGCGGCGCGGTCATGCAGTTGGAACCCGATATCAAACGATCGCCCGGTGGTTTGCGGGATATTCATTTACTGCGGTGGGCAGGTTACTCTCGTTACGGAACAGCGAATCTTGATATGCTGCGACTGGACAGCCGGATCAGCAGTCGTGATGTTCGCACGCTGAAGCATGCCCGCGATTACCTGCTCAAAGTACGTATTCAACTGCACTATGAAGCTGGCAAACAACAGGATTTATTCACCAAAGACACACAGCTCTGGATGGCCGAACAACGCAACATTGAAGGCACAAACGGACAACGCCCAGTAGAACTTCTGATGCAAGAATATTTCCAGCACAGCAAAGCCGTTGCTGAAATCACCGAACGTTTTATAAAAGCACATCGCCCTCAACCAGTTTTCTCTCGGATCTATAACTTTTTGATGACACACCGTTCGGATTCGATTCTAAAAATTGTGCCAGATCATTTGGATGTCGTTCCTAAATATCGCACCAAAGTCTGTAGTAACCTGGAAGAAATTCTCAAACTTTTCGATACCGCTTCTCTGTATGGCATCTCAATCGCTCCTGAACTTCTAGATACAATTCGTGAATCAACACTACAACTCCCCCCTGCTCTTACCAATGAGTCGATCGACCTATTTCGAGCTATTATGGACCGGAGTAATAACTTAGGACCGACGCTGCGAACGATGTTTGAAACGGGAGTCTTAAATTTACTGATCCCCTACATGAAACACGCCTACTGTTTATTGCAATTTAATCAATACCACAGTTACACCGTCGATGAACATACTTTTCGCGCGATTGAAGCGGCTGAAACTTTTGCTAACGATGATTCGCCCCTGGGCAGTTCCTATCGACGTATTGAAAAGAAAGATATTCTAAATCTGGCCATTCTGCTACATGATATCGGTAAAGGTTATGGAGAAGACCACAGCAAAATGGGGGCAATGATTGCCGCAGACACGGCAGTCCGCTTTGGCTTGAAAGAGGAAGAACAAAAATTATTGGTCTTTTTGGTGCGAGAGCATTTAACAATGGCCCATCTGGCCTTTCGTCGCGATATTTCAGACCCTGATATTCTGTTCGCTTTCAGCCAGAAAGTAGGTAGCCCGGAAAAATTACGAATGCTGTACGTACTCACTGCCGCTGATATTACTGCGGTAGGTCCCGGTGTGTTTACTGACTGGAAATCAGAATTGCTTTCGGATCTGTATGAACGAACCATGCTGTTACTTGGTGGTAAACATTCCCGCTACAATCGAGATCAACGGCTTTCGCGCGTTAAGCAGCGTGTACGTAGTCATCTCGAACTTCCCCAGGTTCTGGAAAACGAAGAAGACACGACACCCTGGTTTACTGAATTGTTTAACTCGTTTTCTCCGCATTATCTATTGGTGACTCCTTCAGAGCGTATTGCTGCTGACATCAAAATCTTGCGGGATCTTCCCGCAGATCAAATTGTTGTGGAAGGAGAATTTGAGCCAGAGACCAGAACGGTCAACTACCATGTGATCGCGCAAGCCATGTATTCACAATCCTGTTTTCATCGAGTGGTCAGCGTCTTCACATCCAAACGGATGGATATTATCTCTGCCCAGATTACTACGAGCGCTTCTGGTGGAGTTGTCGATAGTTTTCGAGTGATCGATAACGATTATGCGGAAGAAGTCCCAGCCAGTCGCATCAAAAAAATGGAAACGGAAATTCGCAAAGCAGTTGTTGGTGAATCTGATGCCAAAACAATGTTTTTAAATAACCAGCGTTTTCAAGAAGCGGCAAGCTTGAGTGGTGAATTTGATTTGGGTCGCGTCGAAATTGACAATCAATCATCCAAACGTTGCACAATTATTGATGTGATCGCTCATGATCGGATCGGTCTGTTATATATTGTTTCACGCGCGATTAGCCGCATGGGATTGTCAGTCGTGATGGCAAAGATTTCAACACACCTCGACCAGGTTGTAGATGTCTTCTATGTGATTGACGAACAGGGACAGAAAATAGAAGACGATGCGAGGTTACAAGATATCAGCAAACAGTTGCAGGAGACTCTGCATGAATTTGAGCTGGAAGGATACAAAAGGTATCAACGAGTCTAG